From a single Couchioplanes caeruleus genomic region:
- a CDS encoding methyl-accepting chemotaxis protein → MAGRTDGAVEVTVQRNPLAGWLADRGMTVKTVLPAAAMALVAIMVGTLALSRMNETNENIGVLKDKHVDSLQQVAELRGGIADMFRGMLVYQISPPGPDKQQGRQDVRDADAKIDAALAAYGKIAADSATRRKSLEAFTDAMGRYRTLRNTVLFQESPPAGFTLPPAAQIGAAFESVEGEMNGAVAALQKTEDSEADAITADSAADFRNARRYVIVALIAGIVLAAAIALIVARLVRRQLASVAHALGAVADGNLTVPAEVRSRDELGLMAAAVNRARDGLRGTVAQLTGGAQELGASAQQLTGVTGRIGESAREAAAQAGLVAGAAGDVSASVQTVAAGSDEMGASIREIAQNANDAAQVAAGAVGVAQNTNETVAKLGASSAEIGDVVKVITAIAEQTNLLALNATIEAARAGEAGKGFAVVASEVKDLAQETAKATEDISRRVETIQADTSSAVAAIGEISQIIQRINDYQVTIASAVEEQTATTGEMSRSITEAAGGSSTIAANINGVARSAEATTSTLAEADAAVAQLNRVADELRTVAERFRV, encoded by the coding sequence ATGGCGGGCAGGACCGACGGCGCCGTCGAGGTGACGGTGCAGCGCAACCCCCTTGCCGGGTGGCTCGCGGACCGCGGCATGACGGTCAAGACCGTGCTCCCGGCGGCCGCGATGGCGCTGGTGGCGATCATGGTCGGCACGCTGGCGCTGAGCCGGATGAACGAGACCAACGAGAACATCGGCGTGCTGAAGGACAAGCACGTCGACAGCCTCCAGCAGGTCGCCGAGCTGCGCGGCGGCATCGCCGACATGTTCCGCGGCATGCTCGTCTACCAGATCAGCCCGCCCGGCCCGGACAAGCAGCAGGGGCGGCAGGACGTCCGCGACGCCGACGCGAAGATCGACGCCGCCCTGGCCGCGTACGGGAAGATCGCCGCGGACTCGGCCACCCGGCGCAAGAGCCTCGAGGCTTTCACCGACGCCATGGGCCGCTACCGCACGCTGCGCAACACGGTGCTCTTCCAGGAGTCCCCGCCGGCGGGCTTCACGCTGCCACCGGCCGCCCAGATCGGCGCCGCCTTCGAGTCCGTGGAGGGCGAGATGAACGGCGCCGTGGCCGCGCTGCAGAAGACCGAGGACTCCGAAGCGGACGCCATCACCGCGGATTCGGCCGCGGATTTCCGCAACGCCCGGCGGTACGTGATCGTGGCGCTGATCGCGGGCATCGTCCTCGCCGCCGCGATCGCGCTGATCGTGGCGCGGCTGGTCCGCCGCCAGCTCGCCTCGGTCGCCCACGCGCTCGGCGCGGTCGCCGACGGCAACCTCACCGTGCCCGCGGAGGTGCGCTCGCGCGATGAACTCGGGCTCATGGCGGCGGCCGTGAACCGGGCCCGCGACGGCCTGCGCGGCACGGTCGCCCAGCTCACCGGCGGCGCCCAGGAACTCGGCGCGAGCGCCCAGCAGCTCACCGGCGTCACCGGCCGGATCGGGGAGAGCGCCCGCGAGGCCGCCGCCCAGGCCGGGCTGGTGGCCGGGGCCGCCGGCGACGTCTCCGCCTCGGTGCAGACGGTGGCGGCCGGCAGCGACGAGATGGGCGCCTCCATCCGCGAGATCGCCCAGAACGCCAACGACGCCGCGCAGGTCGCCGCCGGCGCGGTGGGGGTCGCGCAGAACACCAACGAGACGGTCGCCAAGCTGGGTGCCTCCTCGGCGGAGATCGGCGACGTGGTCAAGGTGATCACGGCGATCGCCGAGCAGACGAATCTGCTCGCGCTCAACGCCACGATCGAGGCGGCCCGGGCCGGCGAGGCGGGCAAGGGCTTCGCCGTCGTCGCGTCCGAGGTCAAGGACCTGGCGCAGGAGACGGCGAAGGCCACCGAGGACATCTCCCGCCGGGTGGAGACCATCCAGGCCGACACGTCGAGCGCGGTCGCGGCGATCGGCGAGATCTCCCAGATCATCCAGCGGATCAACGACTACCAGGTCACGATCGCCTCCGCGGTCGAGGAGCAGACCGCCACGACCGGCGAGATGAGCCGCAGCATCACCGAGGCCGCGGGCGGCAGCTCGACGATCGCGGCGAACATCAACGGCGTCGCCCGCTCCGCCGAGGCGACGACCAGCACGCTGGCCGAGGCCGACGCGGCGGTCGCGCAGCTCAACCGGGTGGCGGACGAGCTGCGTACGGTCGCCGAGCGGTTCCGCGTCTGA
- a CDS encoding discoidin domain-containing protein: MVALSRRQLLMLAGISGVSSAFAGSSAAVGAVRAAGPVAAVYREALHLHTRWVEEQWDDASGAYRGGEFRFISVLGNAVLLGMDDFDAGLAGVDAATLRARTVATIKRFAASNRLAGGSEWGRLLFWDSTFELYFVLAARLMWADLDPATRVNVQRIAEGQAAYAYELNTQDDPMSAGFTPNGTAGGWKGDSRLAAMGAYAQALVPGTAWTADPESAESWRERFLFWASNASALPVADRANPAVVDGDRIDQRTTAHNIHDSFIVESDGSVSPDHQAELWRTAGRSAIHFLVAGQPVPEILTRQPSGEQLWRTLRLLASDAGEPVMPMATERYHLYGRDVLALAFLAQVAGDRDAARAEADLAERLLPYVRHEPEFRLVKFGAEESEEPVARAEVAVAYLFHRLRKTPVAPVSKQEFFRSAAGTRDFGRDVGLTVHQSPAAFAAAVTKPEFARFLWQPGHDNWLVDARVPAFLPAGAQPTERWTRAYRQNRDGVDATATVLAVGGGYAGFTTLPTGTVVYASTGLPGEGTLALFTMAMPGVPGLTGRRTFTFDGGRAELGDQLTGSISFSPRDARYVRMLGREPATTFGYSIYTFEVLDVRGADLAQGAMPTASSEDVWYPARNTTDGNPLTRWTVAAEERGRADSWLAVDLGLAVRVAGVRIHWEAAYAKRFVIQTSIDGLTWTDAAAVPETRAARRWVGIDGRAGLVTHGGNGKITVTAAGISAPAPLIEGYAGSRRDLAAAATRALPAAEGLSVSDADGYLSLFNLAPDPVRGVTVRIPSGSRLYRGTQVVTGKGSEWEVSLEGGTARVEPPRFTVEGAAPAGTRFEVHDSHHVTVTAPRDNRVRITLRCGSWSAAVRLASGRSRRLTVPGGPVTPTADLARGRTTFPTSPLPEGMTSPDRAVDGDPATSWRPGAAGRMVVDLGSVTRVRDVDLTWGAGHRRPHRIEASQDGLTYAALGARARYVAVVVDGWRPGDADLVEFAVR, encoded by the coding sequence TTGGTCGCACTGTCCCGTCGTCAGCTCCTCATGCTGGCCGGTATCAGCGGCGTGAGCAGCGCGTTCGCCGGCTCCTCGGCCGCGGTCGGCGCGGTGCGGGCGGCGGGGCCGGTGGCCGCTGTCTACCGTGAGGCGCTGCACCTGCACACGCGGTGGGTGGAGGAGCAGTGGGACGACGCGAGCGGGGCGTACCGGGGCGGGGAGTTCCGGTTCATCTCCGTGCTCGGTAACGCCGTTCTGCTCGGCATGGACGACTTCGACGCCGGGCTCGCGGGGGTCGATGCGGCGACGCTCCGGGCCCGGACGGTGGCGACGATCAAGCGGTTCGCCGCGAGCAACCGGCTTGCCGGGGGCAGCGAGTGGGGTCGGCTGCTGTTCTGGGATTCCACGTTCGAGCTGTACTTCGTGCTCGCCGCCCGGCTGATGTGGGCCGACCTGGACCCGGCGACGCGGGTGAACGTGCAGCGCATCGCCGAGGGGCAGGCCGCATACGCATACGAGCTGAACACCCAGGACGACCCGATGAGTGCCGGCTTCACGCCCAACGGGACCGCCGGCGGGTGGAAGGGTGACAGCAGGCTCGCGGCGATGGGGGCGTACGCGCAGGCCCTCGTGCCGGGGACGGCCTGGACCGCCGACCCGGAGTCGGCCGAGTCCTGGCGGGAGCGGTTCCTCTTCTGGGCGAGCAACGCGAGCGCCCTGCCCGTCGCCGACCGGGCGAACCCCGCGGTGGTGGACGGCGACCGGATCGACCAGCGGACCACCGCGCACAACATCCACGACTCGTTCATCGTGGAGAGTGACGGCTCGGTGAGCCCGGACCACCAGGCGGAGCTGTGGCGTACGGCGGGACGCTCCGCGATCCACTTCCTCGTGGCCGGGCAGCCGGTGCCGGAGATCCTGACCCGCCAGCCCAGCGGCGAGCAGCTGTGGCGGACCCTGCGGCTGCTGGCGAGCGACGCCGGTGAGCCGGTCATGCCGATGGCCACCGAGCGCTACCACCTGTACGGGCGCGACGTGCTCGCGCTCGCCTTCCTGGCCCAGGTGGCCGGGGACCGGGACGCGGCCCGCGCCGAGGCCGACCTCGCCGAGCGGCTGCTGCCGTACGTGCGGCACGAGCCCGAGTTCCGGCTCGTGAAGTTCGGTGCGGAGGAGAGTGAGGAGCCGGTGGCCCGCGCGGAGGTCGCCGTCGCGTACCTGTTCCACCGCCTCCGCAAGACGCCCGTGGCACCGGTGTCGAAGCAGGAGTTCTTCCGTTCCGCCGCGGGCACCCGGGACTTCGGGCGGGACGTCGGCCTGACGGTCCACCAGTCGCCGGCGGCGTTCGCGGCGGCGGTCACGAAGCCCGAGTTCGCCCGTTTCCTGTGGCAGCCCGGCCACGACAACTGGCTGGTCGACGCGCGGGTGCCGGCGTTCCTGCCGGCGGGTGCGCAGCCCACCGAGCGCTGGACCAGGGCGTACCGCCAGAACCGTGACGGGGTCGACGCGACCGCGACCGTCCTCGCGGTCGGCGGCGGGTACGCCGGCTTCACCACGCTGCCCACGGGCACGGTGGTGTACGCCAGCACGGGCCTGCCGGGGGAGGGCACGCTCGCGCTGTTCACGATGGCGATGCCGGGCGTGCCGGGCCTCACCGGCCGCCGGACGTTCACCTTCGACGGCGGTCGCGCCGAGCTCGGCGACCAACTCACCGGCAGCATCTCGTTCAGCCCGCGTGACGCCCGCTACGTGCGGATGCTCGGCCGGGAGCCGGCCACGACGTTCGGCTACTCGATCTATACGTTCGAGGTGCTCGACGTCCGCGGTGCTGATCTGGCCCAGGGCGCGATGCCCACCGCGTCGTCCGAGGACGTCTGGTACCCGGCCCGCAACACCACCGACGGCAACCCGCTGACCCGCTGGACGGTGGCCGCGGAGGAACGCGGCCGGGCGGACAGCTGGCTCGCCGTGGACCTCGGCCTGGCCGTGCGGGTCGCCGGCGTGCGCATCCACTGGGAGGCCGCGTACGCCAAGAGGTTCGTGATCCAGACCTCGATCGACGGTCTGACCTGGACGGATGCGGCGGCCGTGCCGGAGACCCGCGCCGCGCGGCGGTGGGTCGGCATCGACGGGCGCGCCGGCCTCGTCACCCACGGCGGCAACGGGAAGATCACCGTGACGGCGGCCGGCATCAGCGCGCCGGCACCTTTGATCGAGGGGTACGCCGGCAGCCGCCGTGACCTGGCGGCGGCCGCGACCCGCGCCCTGCCCGCCGCCGAGGGTCTGTCGGTCAGCGACGCCGACGGTTACCTCAGCCTCTTCAACCTCGCGCCCGACCCGGTGCGCGGCGTGACCGTCCGCATCCCGTCGGGGTCCCGGCTCTACCGGGGCACGCAGGTGGTGACCGGCAAGGGTTCGGAGTGGGAGGTCAGCCTCGAGGGCGGCACAGCGCGCGTGGAGCCGCCGCGCTTCACCGTCGAGGGTGCGGCGCCGGCCGGCACCCGCTTCGAGGTGCACGACTCACACCACGTCACGGTGACGGCCCCGCGGGACAACCGCGTACGGATCACGCTGCGGTGCGGTTCCTGGTCGGCGGCCGTACGCCTGGCCTCCGGCAGGTCCCGCCGCCTCACCGTGCCGGGCGGGCCGGTGACGCCGACCGCCGACCTGGCCCGTGGCCGGACCACGTTCCCGACCTCGCCGCTGCCCGAGGGCATGACCTCGCCGGACCGGGCGGTCGACGGCGATCCGGCCACGTCGTGGCGGCCCGGGGCGGCCGGCCGCATGGTCGTCGATCTCGGCTCGGTCACCCGGGTGCGGGACGTCGACCTGACGTGGGGTGCGGGCCACCGCCGTCCGCACCGGATCGAGGCGTCCCAGGACGGGCTGACGTACGCGGCCCTGGGCGCGCGGGCCCGTTACGTGGCGGTCGTCGTGGACGGGTGGCGGCCGGGCGACGCCGACCTTGTGGAGTTCGCGGTCCGCTGA